A stretch of DNA from Vanrija pseudolonga chromosome 6, complete sequence:
TCGTACCCTCGGCAGCTGGCTCAGCGCCGTCCTGTTccctcggccctcgcgggcgggcggggtgaggAGACGCCGTGTACGCCGTCCCGACCCACTCAGCCGTCGTGTCCGTCTTGTCCGCGCCGGGCGCCGTGCCCCGAGGCAGCAACGAGTCACGACGGTCGCGTGGCGCCGACCGCCACTTGCGtgcccgctcggcgccggcacgcgccgcgtccgcctGGGATATTCTCGGCGGACGCGAGGGGAACGAGGCGCGCCGTGGTCCTGGCGTGGGGGTGAAGCtggactcggcgtcgcgaggcgGGTCGTCACGGGCCGAACGCAGGCCGAAGGTCTGGCGCGGTGGCCTGTATTCGTCCGGGGAATCACGCGGGCGGAACGTCCTGCGCgggccgtcctcgacgtcgcgggcGTCATCACGCGGGCGGAACGTCCTGCGCGGGctgtcctcgccatcgcggGCGCTATCGCGCAGCCCGAACGtcgggcgccggcgacgccggaggtcgaggtcctcgctcgtacgagggcgcggcgcggcgtcgggacGCAGCCCGAAGTTGTTGCGCACGGGGGCACCGGCACGCGCTACGGCCGTAGTGTGTATGCTGCGTGCGAGGCcgtgggcgaggcgcgatGGCCCTGCGCGGGGAAGCATGCTTGCCATCatcgtcgtggtggtgtgtgtggttCTTCGTCGCCGGAAATTGTAGGTGGAGGTCAGTCAGGTCGTTGAGCCGATCGCGGGACCAAATCATCTACGCGTCAATGATGCGTGTCACCCGTCGTCgatgccagccagccagcctctTGACGGGCTGCTCGACAAcgcgacaacaacaacaacacccacacTACTACTACCACTCCACAGCACAATGT
This window harbors:
- the rrg9 gene encoding Required for respiratory growth protein 9, mitochondrial, whose translation is MLPRAGPSRLAHGLARSIHTTAVARAGAPVRNNFGLRPDAAPRPRTSEDLDLRRRRRPTFGLRDSARDGEDSPRRTFRPRDDARDVEDGPRRTFRPRDSPDEYRPPRQTFGLRSARDDPPRDAESSFTPTPGPRRASFPSRPPRISQADAARAGAERARKWRSAPRDRRDSLLPRGTAPGADKTDTTAEWVGTAYTASPHPARPRGPREQDGAEPAAEGTTPVTPPSPAAAEKAKTRWNPTKKLTFPAMAGIRELHAQDPATFTREMLAEKFGVSWEAINRILKSNNWREKEAKKELGKWDRGADGGLGPVPMIREVFARAGAVKGKEKEEAGTGDKGGRGGNK